TCCGTCAACACTCGCTTGATGCAGCCGGCGCCGGTGAGGGGCAGGGTGCATTTCGAGAGCAGTTTCGAGTCCCCCTTTTTGGACGCATGCGTCATGGTGACGATGATGTTTTCGGCGCCGGCCACCAGGTCCATGGCACCGCCCATGCCCTTGACCAGCTTCCCCGGTATCATCCAGGAGGCAATATTGCCGTTAATATCGACTTCAAACGCGCCAAGGACGGTAAGGTCGACATGCCCACCCCGGATCATGGCGAATGAGTCAGCCGAATCGATAATCGACCCGCCCGTACGCACCGTGACCGTTTCCTTGCCGGCGTTGATCATGTCAGGGTCGAGCTCGTCCTCGGTGGGGTAGCGCCCCATACCCAGAACGCCGTTTTCCGACTGGAGCATGACTTCGACGTCGTCGGGGACGTGGTTGGCAACCAGGGTGGGGATGCCGATCCCCAGGTTGACGTAGAAACCGTCTTCCAGTTCGTGGGCGACGCGCTGTGCCATTTGTTCGCGAGTAAGCGCCATTTTATCCAATCCTCTTTTTATACGTAGGGGGCGTTAACAATTAGGCCAGCCATATGGCGGCTGACACGAGGCAGAGGAGTGACTGGTAGTTTCTTGCCAGTCGCTCATAGCGTGTAGATAACCGCCGGAACTTCTTGATTTTCTGAAAGAACCTCTCCACCAGATTGCGATCTTGGTAACAGTGCCAGTCTACTTCAATGCGCGCCAAACGATTCTTTTTCGGAGGAATCACCGGCTCGGCACCTGCGGCCTGAATCATGTCCCGCAGAGCAGTGGAGTCATACCCCTTGTCGCCCAGCACCGCTTGCGGGGAAAAACCTTCCAGTAGAGCGGGAGCAGCACCATACTCCGACGCCTGGCCCGGTGTGAGAACCAATCGTACTGGGTTACCTAACGCATCGACTGCGGCATGAATTTTGGTGCTCAATCCGCCTCGAGATTTGCCCATGGCTTCGACGTCTTGCGTGTTTTTTTTGACGCTCCATGCTGGTGCACCCTGACGATGCTACCGTCGATCATCAGCTGCTCTAGATCGGGATCGTCGGCTACTGTGTCAAAAATACGCTGCCAAACGCCCTTTCGTGACCAACGGTTATACCGCATGTAGACGGTGTGCCAGCGCCCAAAAGATTCGGGAAGATCACGCCACGGGGCGCCGGTCCGAGCGATCCAGAGCACGGCTTCCACGAACAGGCGATTGTCCTTGGCAGTTACCCCACAGTCTGAGGCTTTGCCGGGGAGCAGGTGCTCGATTCGCTCCCACTGATCATCGCGTAACTTCAACCGACTCATGGCCCACCAAAATCTATGAATACTAAATCAGTTTAAACGAAACTAATGATTGTTAACACACCCTAGTTTCAGCCATCGATTTTCTGTTATGCACTGACCGTGCGTTTTTCGATCCGCTTTTCGAAAGCACCCTGGATCAGGCGGTCCACATAGATACCTGGCGTCTGAATCTCATCGGGATCAAGCATGCCCGGCTCAACAATTTCCTCGACTTCGACCACGGTAATTTTTCCGGCCATCGCCACCAGCGGGTTGAAATTCCGCGCCGTCTTGCGATAGATCACGTTGCCGTAGGTATCGGCCTTCCAGCCCTTGACGATGGCGAAGTCCCCGATGATGGCTTCTTCGAGAACATAGTGGCGGTCGCCAAAGATGCGGACTTCCTTGCCTTCGGCAACGGGGGTGCCATAGCCGGTAGCGGTGTAAAAAGCGGGGATGCCGGCGCCGCCGGCGCGCATGCGCTCTGCCAGGTTGCCCTGAGGGGTGAGTTCGACTTCCAGGTCCCCCTCCAGCATCTGTTTTTCAAACAGGGCGTTTTCGCCGACGTAGGAAGCCAGTATCTTGCGGATCTGGCGATCTTCCAGTAGCAGCCCCAGGCCGAAGCCGTCCACGCCGCAATTATTGGACACCGCCGTCAGGTTGCGGACGCCGCGACTCTTGACCTCTGCAATCAGGTTTTCCGGAATACCGCAAAGTCCGAAACCACCGGCCAGGAGCGTCATGCCATCTTCAAGCCCGGCCAGCGCTTCGGGGTAACTGTTTACGCGTTTATCGAATCCGGCCATGGAGTCGCCTCCTCATGTCGCTAGTTTCTTGTGGGGTTGGTCATCCGATTCTCATGCGGCTCCATTTATTTGTTAAGTTTGTTTTTACGATTGATTAATCTATTGCCTAAATAAATAATATCAAGAAGTGGAGGGCGAGATGACCGTGAAGCAGATCCGAGCATTTCTGGCGGTGGCTCAAACGCTGAGCTTTGTGCAGGCCTGTGAGCGGCTGCATCTGTCGCAGCCGGCGCTGAGCCTGGCAATAAAATCGCTGGAGGAAAAGCTGGGAGGGCCGTTATTCAGCCGAACGACGCGAAGCGTTCGGCTGACTCCGGAAGGTGAAGCGCTGCTCCCGCTAGCGCGCCGCTTGATCGCTGATTGGGACAATGCGCAGAATGAACTGCAGCAGCGTTTCCGTCTGGATCGCGGGCGGGTGACGGTGGCAGCGATACCGTCATTTGCCGGCAATGTGCTGCCGTCCATTCTCAAGGCATTTCGCACAAATCACCCGGGTATCAGCGTCAAGATCCAGGATGTGATCAACGAGCAGGTCACTGACATGGTTCAGGTGGGAGAGGTGGAGTTGGGGCTGGCGTTTGAGCCTCATGCGGTCTCAGGCCTTCATTTTACCCCCCTCTATACCGATCGCTTTATGGCGGTTGTCCCCGGTGATTCGCCTTTGGCGACGGCTCGCCATGTGCGCTGGGAGCAGCTGCTGGAAGAGCCATTCATCGCCC
This DNA window, taken from Halomonas piscis, encodes the following:
- a CDS encoding CoA transferase subunit B produces the protein MALTREQMAQRVAHELEDGFYVNLGIGIPTLVANHVPDDVEVMLQSENGVLGMGRYPTEDELDPDMINAGKETVTVRTGGSIIDSADSFAMIRGGHVDLTVLGAFEVDINGNIASWMIPGKLVKGMGGAMDLVAGAENIIVTMTHASKKGDSKLLSKCTLPLTGAGCIKRVLTDLAYLEIENGAFVLKERAPGVSVEEIIEKTEGKLLIPDSVPEMAISA
- a CDS encoding IS5 family transposase (programmed frameshift) codes for the protein MSRLKLRDDQWERIEHLLPGKASDCGVTAKDNRLFVEAVLWIARTGAPWRDLPESFGRWHTVYMRYNRWSRKGVWQRIFDTVADDPDLEQLMIDGSIVRVHQHGASKKTRKVEAMGKSRGGLSTKIHAAVDALGNPVRLVLTPGQASEYGAAPALLEGFSPQAVLGDKGYDSTALRDMIQAAGAEPVIPPKKNRLARIEVDWHCYQDRNLVERFFQKIKKFRRLSTRYERLARNYQSLLCLVSAAIWLA
- a CDS encoding CoA transferase subunit A, whose product is MAGFDKRVNSYPEALAGLEDGMTLLAGGFGLCGIPENLIAEVKSRGVRNLTAVSNNCGVDGFGLGLLLEDRQIRKILASYVGENALFEKQMLEGDLEVELTPQGNLAERMRAGGAGIPAFYTATGYGTPVAEGKEVRIFGDRHYVLEEAIIGDFAIVKGWKADTYGNVIYRKTARNFNPLVAMAGKITVVEVEEIVEPGMLDPDEIQTPGIYVDRLIQGAFEKRIEKRTVSA
- a CDS encoding LysR family transcriptional regulator — its product is MTVKQIRAFLAVAQTLSFVQACERLHLSQPALSLAIKSLEEKLGGPLFSRTTRSVRLTPEGEALLPLARRLIADWDNAQNELQQRFRLDRGRVTVAAIPSFAGNVLPSILKAFRTNHPGISVKIQDVINEQVTDMVQVGEVELGLAFEPHAVSGLHFTPLYTDRFMAVVPGDSPLATARHVRWEQLLEEPFIALQRPSAVRYMLEDALMALNRPLPVELESHQLTTVARMVASGLGVSVVPSFCMTQMEALGGRCLPLRDPAVERPIGVLQQPGHELSVAARALFETLREERWF